A stretch of the Geovibrio thiophilus genome encodes the following:
- a CDS encoding tetratricopeptide repeat protein — protein sequence MKKFILSCLLFVFAAVPSFSDVLIPEFAFTGEDISKFSVAPSYMDVSLSFNVASGFDTYIRQESFKLESTQEKEYTSSEPGGMYSGSFGTSLSSVFVGERAYRNNIVKNFIRKEYIPVIDSYGRYREKLVGTPFIQECSLLYALSLMETGNLTGGTDILKTVIKSGGPAGDIATDSLFSYYFNIKNYQAVIAAGREQPKFTEYSLYTYLYSLMQRKEYGETEKTAAAQKELFDKYPYMYDFAVVADYLLGKPEEVAKLADKATANTAPMIADTLISKGDKTAAEKLVSSMSEGEAKNVLNAKLAILDRNINRAAELTGKLTADENRLNVFFFYVNQMFPALDPAFGDRIKFDKKTNNDYINYYNGLAAMAGKDYPQAVRRLDSIIFSRDLIESAYFYRGISYFRTDISKTEFLLLKYIDSSEEDEKVKIARYVLGQIYYLRGRTADALMLVEDCFTDDCKLLKAEIAIGGHQYEAAEGFLGKIQGEKASKLRAAILYNKKDFSGALAELKKVPHTEKETDYLLMLTYLKLDRHDEAVSIYKKHFADMQFFDTLTENLFLAGDYRRVLDLLDSTDNEPKNLLLRAKVYTSMKRYDDAEPIYRTLIAKNYAIFDSVYGLLSGYAARNMKTEFLKTGEMSLTGLGRFERKDFLLIQAARLAIDLKEIDLATKMVNRFFGEFPDSQYVREGYLLRGRLFKNTGRLEQCIADADRLMALGGSKEDALFLKADCTEAKDSAAAVKIYIQLTETSDRFRELANSKIAEVSKNPAEVLKAAEYFKDKDAELYYAGLERFLSLLDGAELVKNEQTVKDMLAGKNVSVMPGGYFHQGRVLEAKKQPEQAAAAYMKGYYLFPESKYAKQSLRQTVDIYKKLGKTKDAQVLEKKLSGK from the coding sequence ATGAAAAAATTTATACTCTCCTGTCTGCTTTTTGTTTTTGCCGCTGTTCCGTCGTTCTCGGATGTGCTTATTCCTGAGTTTGCGTTCACGGGCGAGGATATTTCCAAGTTCAGTGTGGCTCCGTCCTATATGGATGTTTCGCTGTCGTTTAACGTGGCTTCCGGTTTTGACACGTACATCAGGCAGGAAAGCTTTAAGCTGGAAAGCACTCAGGAGAAGGAATACACCTCCTCCGAACCCGGGGGAATGTACTCCGGCAGTTTCGGCACAAGTCTCTCATCCGTTTTCGTGGGTGAAAGGGCGTACCGAAACAATATTGTGAAAAATTTCATCCGTAAGGAGTATATTCCGGTGATAGATTCCTACGGCAGATACAGGGAAAAGCTTGTCGGAACACCTTTCATACAGGAATGCTCACTGCTTTACGCACTCTCCCTCATGGAAACAGGCAACCTCACCGGCGGCACGGATATTCTTAAAACTGTTATAAAGTCCGGCGGTCCGGCTGGAGACATAGCCACGGACAGTCTTTTTTCATATTATTTCAATATTAAAAATTATCAGGCTGTTATAGCCGCCGGCAGGGAGCAGCCCAAGTTCACCGAGTATTCACTCTACACATACCTTTATTCACTTATGCAGAGGAAGGAATACGGGGAAACAGAGAAAACCGCCGCAGCTCAGAAAGAGCTTTTCGATAAATACCCCTATATGTACGACTTTGCCGTTGTTGCGGACTACCTTCTCGGCAAACCGGAAGAGGTGGCAAAGCTTGCTGACAAGGCAACTGCGAACACCGCGCCTATGATAGCGGACACCCTCATTTCAAAGGGCGATAAAACAGCCGCTGAAAAGCTTGTAAGCTCAATGTCTGAGGGCGAGGCAAAAAATGTTCTGAATGCCAAGCTCGCCATTCTGGACAGAAACATCAACAGGGCAGCGGAGCTCACCGGAAAACTGACAGCGGATGAAAACAGGCTGAACGTATTCTTCTTTTACGTAAATCAGATGTTTCCCGCCCTTGATCCCGCCTTTGGCGACCGGATCAAGTTCGACAAAAAAACCAACAACGATTATATCAACTACTATAACGGGCTTGCAGCCATGGCAGGGAAAGACTACCCGCAGGCAGTGCGCCGTCTGGACAGTATAATATTCAGCCGGGACCTGATTGAAAGCGCCTATTTCTACCGAGGTATATCCTATTTCCGCACGGATATATCCAAGACTGAGTTCCTTCTGCTGAAGTACATAGATTCCAGTGAAGAGGATGAAAAGGTCAAAATAGCCCGCTATGTTCTGGGGCAGATATATTATCTGCGGGGCAGAACGGCGGATGCGCTGATGCTTGTGGAGGACTGCTTCACGGACGACTGTAAGCTGCTTAAGGCGGAGATTGCCATTGGCGGTCATCAGTATGAGGCGGCGGAAGGTTTTCTCGGAAAGATTCAGGGTGAAAAGGCGTCCAAGCTCCGTGCGGCTATTCTTTATAATAAAAAGGATTTCAGCGGCGCATTGGCGGAGCTGAAAAAAGTTCCGCATACGGAAAAAGAGACGGACTATCTCCTGATGCTCACTTACCTTAAGCTTGATCGGCATGACGAAGCGGTGAGCATATACAAAAAGCACTTTGCCGATATGCAGTTTTTTGACACTCTGACGGAAAATCTTTTCCTTGCGGGGGATTACAGGCGGGTGCTTGACCTTCTGGATTCCACGGATAACGAGCCGAAAAACCTTCTGCTGAGAGCAAAGGTTTACACATCCATGAAGCGCTATGACGATGCGGAGCCTATCTACCGCACGCTGATTGCGAAGAATTATGCCATTTTCGACTCTGTTTACGGTCTGCTTTCAGGCTATGCAGCCAGAAACATGAAAACTGAATTTCTCAAAACAGGCGAAATGTCCCTCACAGGGCTGGGCAGGTTTGAAAGAAAGGATTTCCTGCTTATTCAGGCGGCTAGGCTTGCCATAGACCTTAAAGAGATAGATCTGGCGACTAAGATGGTGAACCGCTTCTTCGGCGAATTCCCCGATTCTCAGTATGTGCGTGAGGGTTATCTGCTGAGGGGCAGGCTGTTTAAAAACACTGGCAGGCTTGAGCAGTGCATAGCCGACGCGGACAGGCTTATGGCTCTGGGCGGGTCGAAAGAGGATGCGCTTTTCCTTAAAGCGGACTGCACAGAGGCGAAGGACTCAGCCGCCGCGGTCAAGATATACATACAGCTTACAGAAACATCCGACAGGTTCAGGGAGCTTGCCAACAGCAAAATTGCCGAGGTCTCCAAAAATCCGGCTGAGGTGCTGAAAGCGGCAGAATATTTTAAGGATAAAGACGCCGAGCTGTATTATGCGGGACTGGAGAGGTTTCTTTCACTCCTTGACGGGGCGGAGCTTGTGAAAAACGAGCAGACGGTTAAGGATATGCTGGCAGGAAAAAACGTTTCAGTTATGCCCGGCGGATATTTCCATCAGGGCAGAGTACTTGAGGCAAAAAAACAGCCGGAACAGGCGGCGGCAGCGTACATGAAAGGGTATTATCTTTTCCCCGAATCAAAATACGCAAAACAAAGCTTGAGGCAAACTGTCGATATATATAAAAAGCTGGGCAAGACTAAGGATGCTCAGGTGCTGGAGAAAAAGCTCAGCGGTAAATGA
- a CDS encoding MotA/TolQ/ExbB proton channel family protein, giving the protein MLDSFVQIMEKGGVLMYPILFLSMISLGIFLERLYALRKERYMPKLFLEKLFEALGKKDLEAARTISSADASSAAKIASDVLNNLDLPISRLMEATEESGRYEARRLEKYLPTLQTIASVSPLLGLLGTVFGMIKTFIVISSQGVGDAQALAGGISEALITTAAGLSVAIPTMIFYYIVRNRSDRVSLELEQATSRMINLIFKEGGQ; this is encoded by the coding sequence ATGTTGGATTCATTCGTGCAGATTATGGAGAAGGGCGGAGTGCTCATGTATCCGATTCTGTTTTTGTCCATGATTTCACTGGGGATATTCCTTGAGAGGCTGTACGCTCTCAGGAAAGAAAGATACATGCCGAAGCTTTTCCTTGAGAAGCTTTTTGAGGCACTCGGCAAGAAAGACCTTGAAGCCGCCAGAACAATAAGCAGCGCGGACGCAAGCTCCGCAGCGAAAATTGCGTCCGATGTGCTCAACAACCTTGATCTTCCTATCTCAAGGCTTATGGAAGCCACAGAGGAATCGGGTCGCTACGAGGCGCGCCGCCTTGAAAAATACCTCCCCACTCTTCAGACCATAGCCAGTGTTTCACCGCTTTTAGGTCTTCTGGGAACGGTGTTCGGTATGATTAAAACTTTCATAGTGATAAGCTCTCAGGGCGTGGGCGATGCTCAGGCTCTGGCGGGAGGCATCTCCGAAGCATTGATAACCACTGCGGCGGGTCTCAGCGTCGCGATTCCCACTATGATTTTCTACTACATCGTGAGGAACAGGTCTGACAGAGTCAGCCTTGAGCTTGAACAGGCAACGAGCAGAATGATCAATCTTATATTCAAAGAGGGCGGACAGTGA
- a CDS encoding ExbD/TolR family protein, producing the protein MKFSRDDRKQSLDINITPLIDVVFLLLIFFMVSTSFIVSSSIDVDLPKAKGDPVEVKKNIRISINSEGGIHINGVLYPDDKVAGILDSLKNESAEATVVIEADKSATHGKVVFVMDAARKTGFEKFAIAVEEE; encoded by the coding sequence GTGAAATTTTCCAGAGACGACCGCAAGCAGAGCCTTGATATAAATATTACGCCTCTGATAGACGTGGTCTTCCTTCTGCTTATTTTCTTTATGGTATCAACATCTTTCATAGTCTCAAGCTCAATTGATGTTGATTTGCCCAAGGCGAAAGGGGACCCTGTGGAGGTTAAGAAAAACATCCGCATTTCCATAAACAGCGAAGGCGGAATCCATATAAACGGCGTGCTTTATCCTGATGATAAGGTGGCGGGAATTTTGGACAGTCTTAAAAACGAAAGCGCTGAGGCGACAGTGGTTATTGAGGCTGACAAGTCCGCAACCCACGGCAAAGTTGTTTTTGTGATGGATGCTGCCAGAAAAACCGGATTCGAGAAGTTCGCAATCGCGGTTGAAGAGGAGTAG
- a CDS encoding class I SAM-dependent methyltransferase, producing the protein MDSLTDKIRSLIAAKGMITFAEFMNMALYEPGQGYYQKKNPFGHQGSFYTSVNASASFGRTLANAFSDTAERLALPPCFCEMGAGSGMLANDILTHLKTVKPEFYSRLSYTIIEKSGYLIECQKELLKEHDGRVSWKTFEDFSGFEGVFYSNELVDAFPVHRVIRIGEELKELYVIEHEGGLTFYPEKLSTPKIQEYLDRIGLRVTDGQIVDLNLDMIGWAQALASKIDRGMVFTVDYGYPAENIFASYRRDGTVTCYYKHSQNNDFFDRIGDQDITAFVDFTSLQSYGRDAGLEPVSLTPQWLFLVQSGILSEIEKAETDLQKASVKALIMPEGGFGTNFFVLAQSRNVEIPEDFPYRKGAKETLDILAKMNGF; encoded by the coding sequence ATGGATTCTCTCACGGATAAAATACGCTCTCTCATTGCCGCCAAAGGCATGATAACTTTCGCAGAATTTATGAATATGGCTCTCTATGAGCCCGGACAGGGGTACTACCAGAAGAAAAATCCCTTCGGACATCAGGGGAGCTTTTATACCTCGGTCAACGCTTCCGCCTCCTTCGGGCGTACACTGGCAAACGCTTTTTCCGATACAGCCGAAAGGCTCGCTCTGCCTCCCTGTTTCTGTGAAATGGGTGCCGGAAGCGGCATGCTGGCAAACGATATTCTTACGCATCTGAAAACGGTTAAGCCCGAATTTTACTCAAGACTCAGCTATACGATTATAGAAAAAAGCGGGTATCTCATTGAATGCCAGAAGGAACTCCTCAAGGAGCATGACGGCAGGGTAAGCTGGAAAACCTTTGAGGATTTCAGCGGCTTTGAGGGCGTTTTTTACTCTAACGAGCTTGTGGACGCTTTTCCCGTGCACAGAGTAATCAGAATCGGGGAAGAGCTTAAGGAGCTTTATGTTATTGAACACGAAGGCGGGCTGACTTTTTACCCTGAGAAGCTTTCAACCCCGAAAATTCAGGAATATCTGGACAGGATAGGGCTGAGGGTCACTGACGGGCAGATTGTTGACCTGAACCTTGATATGATCGGCTGGGCGCAGGCTCTTGCCTCTAAGATAGACAGAGGCATGGTTTTCACAGTTGACTACGGCTATCCGGCGGAGAATATATTCGCCTCATACCGCAGGGACGGAACGGTGACCTGTTATTATAAGCACTCACAGAACAACGACTTTTTTGACAGAATCGGCGATCAGGACATTACCGCTTTCGTAGATTTTACATCCTTGCAGAGCTACGGCAGGGATGCGGGTCTTGAGCCTGTTTCCCTTACTCCGCAGTGGCTGTTTCTCGTTCAGTCCGGTATTCTGAGTGAGATAGAAAAGGCGGAGACGGATCTTCAGAAAGCGTCCGTGAAAGCGCTGATAATGCCTGAGGGCGGCTTCGGAACAAATTTCTTTGTTTTGGCGCAGAGCAGAAATGTGGAGATTCCGGAAGACTTCCCCTACCGTAAGGGAGCCAAGGAAACTCTTGATATTCTGGCGAAAATGAACGGTTTCTGA
- a CDS encoding Na(+)/H(+) antiporter subunit D: MSSGLLIPPFVFFMLGGVIAGFLKGNLRNALLIAVPVLSLINLAMIPHGVYLQYEFLGHQLALFRVDKLSLVFGYAFHIVSIAVLVYGMHVKSNKEFIIGLIYAGGGLGAVFAYDLITLYIFWEIMTVASTFIIWRKDSTDAVGAGFRYFIFHLVGGLALLIGIVIYIITTGNAAFVHMGWTDLATGLIMIGFGVNAAWPFVHTWLVDSYPKASFLGTVMLSVFTTKTAIYTLARGFSGEETLIVIGAVMTAFPIFYAVLENDLRKVLSYSLINQLGFMVVGIGVGSEMAINAAVGQAFVHIMFKSLLFMGMGAVLHQTGKIKATELGGLYKYMPFTTVFTIVGSMTISAFPLFSAFVTKSMILSSVATEGFMVIWLVLLFASAGVLDHSGIKIPFFAFFGHDSGLKPKEAPLNMLIGMGFLAFLNIFLGIFPGYLFRILPYEVTYNAYTADHTIFQLQLLLFSVLAFTLLLRSGLYPAEIKSVNLDFDFFYRKGYKLFIWLVDNILIRFMNFGKSLFFGYIPKTLGMLTRNPVGLLLLMVPDGRFKGLREKMAKSEDGYVDGLVEYWSIGLSAFVICFFLLFYLLFFLVQKLI, encoded by the coding sequence ATGAGTAGCGGGCTTCTCATTCCTCCTTTTGTTTTTTTCATGCTCGGCGGAGTGATTGCGGGCTTTCTCAAAGGAAACCTGCGTAATGCGCTGCTTATAGCCGTTCCGGTGCTGAGTCTCATTAACCTCGCCATGATCCCTCACGGGGTCTACCTCCAGTATGAGTTTCTGGGTCATCAGCTTGCCCTTTTCAGGGTGGACAAGCTCTCTCTTGTCTTCGGATACGCCTTCCACATAGTTTCCATAGCCGTTCTGGTCTACGGAATGCACGTTAAGAGCAATAAAGAGTTCATAATCGGACTGATATACGCCGGCGGCGGTCTGGGTGCGGTTTTCGCCTATGACCTGATCACCCTTTACATCTTCTGGGAAATAATGACAGTCGCCTCCACATTCATAATCTGGCGTAAAGACTCAACAGACGCAGTGGGGGCAGGCTTCCGCTACTTCATATTCCACCTCGTGGGCGGGCTTGCGCTCCTCATCGGCATAGTGATCTATATCATCACCACGGGCAATGCCGCATTTGTTCACATGGGCTGGACAGACCTTGCCACAGGGCTGATCATGATAGGCTTCGGCGTTAACGCAGCATGGCCCTTCGTGCATACATGGCTTGTGGATTCGTACCCCAAGGCAAGTTTCCTCGGAACGGTAATGCTCAGTGTCTTCACCACCAAAACGGCGATTTACACCCTTGCCAGAGGCTTCTCCGGAGAAGAAACGCTGATCGTTATCGGAGCGGTGATGACAGCCTTCCCTATATTCTACGCAGTGCTTGAGAATGACCTGCGCAAGGTTCTCTCATACAGCCTTATCAACCAGCTCGGCTTCATGGTTGTGGGCATAGGCGTGGGGAGCGAAATGGCGATAAACGCCGCTGTGGGGCAGGCTTTTGTGCATATAATGTTCAAATCACTGCTGTTCATGGGCATGGGCGCTGTTCTCCATCAGACGGGGAAAATAAAAGCCACCGAGCTTGGCGGGCTTTACAAGTACATGCCTTTTACCACGGTCTTCACCATAGTCGGCTCAATGACGATCTCAGCCTTCCCGCTGTTTTCGGCATTCGTAACCAAATCGATGATACTTTCATCCGTGGCGACGGAAGGCTTCATGGTAATCTGGCTTGTGCTCCTGTTTGCCTCTGCGGGCGTTCTCGACCACTCGGGAATCAAGATTCCGTTCTTCGCTTTCTTCGGGCATGACAGCGGACTGAAACCGAAGGAAGCACCCCTCAACATGCTCATAGGCATGGGATTCCTCGCATTTTTGAATATTTTCCTCGGTATTTTCCCGGGCTATCTGTTCCGGATACTTCCCTATGAGGTAACCTACAACGCATACACCGCAGACCACACAATATTCCAGCTCCAGCTGCTGCTGTTCTCCGTACTGGCGTTCACTCTGCTGCTGAGAAGCGGTCTCTATCCCGCTGAGATAAAATCAGTCAACCTCGATTTCGATTTTTTCTACAGAAAAGGCTACAAGCTGTTCATATGGCTTGTGGATAACATACTGATCAGGTTCATGAACTTCGGCAAATCTCTCTTCTTCGGCTACATACCGAAAACCCTCGGAATGCTCACCAGAAACCCTGTGGGGCTCTTGCTCCTCATGGTTCCTGACGGCAGATTCAAAGGACTGAGAGAGAAGATGGCAAAATCTGAGGACGGTTACGTGGACGGGCTTGTGGAATACTGGTCCATAGGGCTTTCAGCCTTTGTTATATGCTTTTTCCTGTTGTTCTACCTGCTGTTCTTCCTAGTGCAGAAGCTGATATAA
- a CDS encoding monovalent cation/H+ antiporter subunit D family protein, which produces MEIIHSSAPLYAVLVSLVAIIPIYFSRRNPNLRESWTILAAVAKFLIVLSMVPAVLGGKEIYFKIVTAYPGIDIAFKVDSLGLFFALTASFLWILTSFYSIGYVRALKEHAQTRYFICFAGSLSVTIGAAFAANLFTMYIFYEALTLFTYPLIAHEENEEAFRGAKIYLIYLLGTSIAFLLPAILFTYFTAGTMNFRLGGVFGDTGGIHSLFFGVIFAFYIAGIAKAGIMPFHSWLPNAMVAPTPVSSLLHAVAVVKMGVFVVLRVILYVFGVDLLREIGAGAFLAAFACVTIVVSSLIAMRQDNIKARLAYSTISQLSYIVVGAALLSPSGIKASIIHITIHAFSKISLFFWAGAVYVALHKKYISQLSGIAKKMPVSMAVFTIGALSLIGIPPLSGFISKYYFVSGAVEAGMLPVAVVFAVSSFLNALYFLPIIYTAYMKPLDAGMDDKITEAPSAMLIPMCITAGIAVLLFFFPQVLTNFADLIVSGLFKE; this is translated from the coding sequence ATGGAAATAATACATTCCTCCGCACCTCTTTATGCCGTGCTGGTTTCGCTTGTCGCCATAATCCCCATATACTTCTCCCGCAGGAATCCGAACCTGCGCGAAAGCTGGACAATTCTCGCAGCTGTGGCGAAGTTTTTAATTGTCCTCAGCATGGTTCCCGCTGTTCTCGGCGGAAAGGAGATATACTTCAAGATAGTCACCGCCTACCCGGGCATTGACATAGCCTTCAAGGTGGATAGCCTCGGGCTTTTCTTCGCGCTCACGGCGTCCTTCCTGTGGATTCTCACCTCCTTTTACTCCATAGGCTATGTCAGGGCGCTTAAGGAGCACGCTCAAACCAGATATTTCATATGCTTCGCAGGCTCGCTCTCAGTTACCATAGGCGCTGCCTTCGCTGCAAACCTGTTCACAATGTACATATTCTACGAAGCGCTCACGCTCTTCACATATCCGCTTATAGCCCATGAGGAAAACGAAGAAGCTTTCAGAGGAGCCAAGATCTACCTTATCTACCTTCTGGGAACCTCAATAGCTTTCCTTCTTCCGGCTATACTCTTCACCTATTTCACCGCCGGAACAATGAATTTCAGGCTCGGCGGCGTCTTCGGCGACACAGGCGGAATACACAGTCTCTTCTTCGGTGTTATATTCGCCTTCTACATAGCGGGCATAGCCAAGGCGGGGATAATGCCCTTTCACTCATGGCTGCCCAACGCAATGGTTGCGCCGACTCCGGTCAGCTCGCTTCTGCACGCTGTCGCAGTGGTGAAGATGGGTGTCTTTGTGGTACTGAGGGTAATACTCTATGTCTTCGGAGTTGACCTTCTCAGGGAGATAGGCGCAGGAGCGTTTTTAGCTGCCTTTGCCTGCGTCACCATAGTGGTCTCCTCACTCATCGCCATGAGGCAGGACAATATCAAGGCAAGGCTCGCATACTCCACCATAAGCCAGCTTTCATACATTGTCGTCGGTGCGGCTCTGCTTTCACCCTCCGGCATTAAGGCAAGCATAATCCATATAACAATACACGCCTTCTCGAAGATAAGCCTCTTCTTCTGGGCTGGCGCCGTTTATGTGGCACTGCATAAGAAATACATCAGTCAGCTAAGCGGCATCGCCAAAAAAATGCCCGTCTCCATGGCTGTGTTCACCATAGGCGCTCTGAGTCTCATAGGCATACCGCCCCTCTCCGGATTTATAAGCAAATACTACTTCGTATCAGGAGCTGTGGAGGCGGGAATGCTCCCCGTGGCAGTGGTCTTCGCGGTGAGCTCATTCCTCAATGCCCTGTACTTCCTGCCGATAATTTACACGGCGTACATGAAGCCTCTGGACGCGGGCATGGACGACAAGATCACCGAAGCCCCCTCAGCCATGCTCATTCCCATGTGCATAACTGCGGGCATAGCGGTGCTTCTGTTCTTCTTCCCGCAGGTTCTCACAAACTTCGCAGACTTAATAGTCAGCGGTCTCTTTAAAGAGTAG